A window of Castanea sativa cultivar Marrone di Chiusa Pesio chromosome 8, ASM4071231v1 genomic DNA:
ATTAGATTGTGGTGCTAAAATTAGTCAAAAGTTTTAGCAAAACAACAAGAAATTGATTATCATATTATCATTGTTATTTGACAGATAAATAACGATGTTTTGTGACTCTAACTAGTACCACTAATTACTTAACATGAATGGACCTAGAACTCCTAGACTAGTAGTCTAAGTTATTTATTAATTCCTCTCGTCATTCCTTACATATCTCAAGCCAACCTGGTTGCTGCTTATTTTGAAACTGAAATTATTAGTATAGGATGCTTCATTGCGTATCcaaattttctataatactttTCTTACTCTATTTTATGCTCCACAAATGAAAACATAACATTTATCCaactatttaataaatttatacattttcttATTTGCAATAAGACTAAACTCATTCCTCAGCTCTCTTTTCTTGTCAATTATGTCATCTCTTGCTATTCCATGTACCATAGGGTTTGACGGTGATGGTTGGCCATGATTGGAAGTGTTGATGGTGTCAACGAATTTGACACCGTTAAGGGTGGGTGATGGTGGTGAAATTGacataaatttaacatttaattaAATAGTTCAACATGtgtcatatttttatttgtaccACATAAAATGGAGCAAGGAAAGTGGTACAAAAATTTGGACTCACTTCATGACATCCTAATTTGTGGGTTCAATTTCTATTTCCTAATAATCCACAAagcttgagagttgagacaaTAGTTATAAACCAGGCCTAGTCCAATTGTTCATACCAATAACTTGTTGAATCAATACCTAAACCAATTTGGTTGTTTAGTTGGATCATTTATGCAATCGAATCGATAAAACATAGCTAGTCTTTTGCAACTCGTGCAATCCAAATAGGTTGTTCTTGTATCCAATGTCATTTATTCCATTCTGTTTTAGCCGAAATGGCCGGAATTTTTCGTGCTGGTGTGCAATCCGGAGCGTTAGTACCATCCATTCCACCTTGGGTCAAATTTTGGTCTGTTTCGGCCATTCCAGTCAATTTCAGCCAGTTTCAGGCGAAAtgggtctatttggataccgcttattgctgaaaactaaaaaccgaaaacactgtagcaaaataatttttaaatgtgtgaatagtgccgtgagacccaattttaaaagttaaaattgttgAATTCCGTATTTGTGGGTCCCATAAATAGTGCACGGAACCCACTAAATAAAATGCAAACGCAAACGTATGGGTTTTTTAGTGAAATCTAAACACTCACTACATCTCAAATTAGATGTTCACAAATCCATTCACACATCTAAGGCTTCTATTTTGATAGGAGCTAAAGCTTTAAGTTCACTAGGTAATAATCACAatccaaaaagaaattaagaggAGAGAGGAAAATAACAACAATGGCACTGTCTTCAGCAACCTTCATCTGCATACCTGATCTATGCTTTTCtgctttttcccttttatttttttgctttattttctttcttcactgCATTGTTTCACTTGATTGTCTTCATGTTTTGTCAAATCTTCAAATTGATTGTCCTCACGTCAAACCTTCAAAGAgctaagggggtgtttggttcaCTCACTCAAATatacattttcagtttttaaataacattatacacttttttatatattttttcacacacacgtatttttacatatgttttcaaataacaaaatacatattttttaatacatgtaCCAAACATTCCCTAAGAGTACGAGTCTTcatgttatttttgaaaaatataatggCTATGGTTTGGTAAAGTTCTGATtggttcttgttttttttttttttttgatggaggGTTATTAATACCTACTGCCTACTAGAGTACATTGAATAGAGAGTCTACTTTGTGTAGGCATAGAGCTCTCTAGTTTCTTTATCACACAATTGagtcattaatttattaaaataaattattaataattatgaaattctGTGAAAATTAGCTTAATTCATgcaaaaagaattataaaattattcagaaatttttttttttataaaagtgggATATATATATTGGTACGCAGAAACATCCTAAAATGGTACGCTAAAATTGGCCagtattgaaatattttgttctATTAAACAAACCGAAACAGGGTTCGAAACGGAATtaataacattgtttgtatCTTTACAAATGTAATCCCTATAATGCTATATATGAAATCCAATATTCTAGCATTaaacatttattatgattgtatttgtatatgaaactatatattttactattggaagaaaatataatatactaAGATTCTAATGGAGAGTTcaaatatagaataaaatttaaatttgattaaaaatatattagaataatgatgtgtgaaattgtaattttaaggCTTTAAAAACTTATGTGGTACAGTATTATAAGGTCAACCAAAagtcaaatgtatatatatatatatatatatatatagagagagagagagagagagagagagaggtttctCTCCttgaggaagaaagaagagagtgaCCACAGAGGTGTTGGCATTGTTTAAATTTACTAAGTTATCAATTAACCGCATGACAAGTAGCGCCACAAAGGGATTACATTTGTAAAGATACAAGAACAAGTACATAGGGCAAATTTGCAAGTTCTCGTGGCAGTCATTGGtgcacaaaaaaaagaaaagttgcaTGGTGGCGActtttccaaaatatgaaatatTACAACGAGTGTCATACAAGTCCAAAGGAAGGGGGAAAAAGATCACCTCCATTTCGAATCTTGCccatttcatcaattttttggTATGGATTAGAttatacaaatttaaaagtgtACAATTTGccatatcatttaaaatttgaaaagatgtGTCATATATTGTTACTTAGATCTAGAACATATTGGACCATAAAATGGACAGTTTTTTTGAAATAGAGAGGAAAAGTACAACCATTGACAATTGCGAATCTCAAGTATAAATAGAGGCTTCATTCTCAAGAAAGACACATCCTAGAGAACTAATCTAAACAGAGAtcgttttaatatttttagtttcttaGGAGGTTCTCTTAGTTTCATATAAGGCGTTCATGCCTGTAAAAACTTTCTTGTAAACTTGCTATTAAGTTTAATCAGGTTTATCTTAGTTTAATGCAAAtttttagttgttgttgttaGTCTTTTTAGTGTTCTTTGAGTTTGAACTGTTTAGTATTTAGTGAGTGTTAATGCTTTGAAGGCTGCTTAGATCTGCTTGTAGTCAAATTTAGTGTAATCAGGATTAACTTAACTGCTTGGGATTCAGCGACATTAGATTAGAACTGTTCCTAGAAATTGTTAACTTAGAActtaagttattttttaatttttttgataaactagaACTTAAGTTATTTGCTTCTATCTTTAGTTGTTATTTACATTTCCTCCATTCGAGCATTGAAAATCCTCTTAATTGGGACATTATTGAACCACATTTTCTTAACCCGAATTCAAATAATTCACCCTAGTCCACAGAAGGTTATTTCGAAGCTTTTCATACGGCATTCATACCACTTGTACTTCAAaagagtaaaaattaaaatacttagaACCTCAAAGAAGTACAACCCATTGACTCCTTTAAGATAACTGGTTGCAGCACATTGTTGTGGAAGTAGAACTGCATTTCAACGAACATGACAGAGGGCAGTAGTTTTTGCATGAACAATAAACCAGCTATGATGTCTTATTCGTCTCACTCACACTTCATTATGGATTACAAATTCTAATATTGGGTATCTCTTTTTCATGTCATAAGGCCagccaatttttatatttatcgtCTATGCAGCTTCCAATATTCAGATCTTCGCtactattataaatttatagtccagataattaaataattaacaaTCATATACTAAATATCAACTAAACCAGTCCAATCCCCCcttcccccccaaaaaaaagggtctaaaatagataaaatatatCCTTCAGCTATCAGAATAGTTATTCGTCTTTCAACTGAAAAATGAAGATACATTACTCAACTACAACAAGAAAACCAGTGTCTAATGGAATTTAGAACATGCACATGTATCAACTTTCATAACACTACTGTGAATGGATCCAGAGATTAGAGTTTGCTGGCATGTTTACCAAACAATGAATGCCGACCTTCAGCAATAAGCTCCCCTGTTGCTTTGTTCTTTATAAGCACGACTGTTCCAGAGTAACCACCTTTTCGTCCTAAAACCCTTGAGGTAAGCTCTAACTCATCCTGCAATATGCCATACAGGGAGATCAATTGCAAAAGCAAATCTCAAGCCATAAGCTGCAAAGATGCACACAATATGAAACTAAAAGCCTGCTTATTTTACTCATGTGTTTTTCCTCTTCCAACAGAACATGTAACTAAAACACTAGAGGAGCCAATACGATTGCCAAATTATTCAATTTGTACTTCATAGTAATAGGTCGACTACTTGAGAATTGAATGCCAACACCTAGGGACTATATTCTAgatcaaattttaagaatacTTCTAGTCAATTAAAATGCATTGCTAAtatgccaagagccttgtgaCTCAGTGACATTGCCTTGCTCTCCCATGAAGAATTTAGAAAATAATGtgtaatataaaatttcaaggtacAAGTTTAATAATTCATGTTAgaggttattttttttaactgattGCTCACTAAAcataataaatcaaaagattGGTTCAAGACTACACATGCACAATCTAATTAAAAGACATATAAATCAACCCAAAACCATGTCAAACACTTGAAGATGTTTTAAAATGCTAGCTAGCTTACATCAAGCTTCGCGGTTGAAAGAAATGAGATTGACATGTCCACTGAAACATTCATGGGGAGACCCTCGACATGGACAACAGCACCACCAACTTCATCAACAAGGTTTGCAATTGCACCTGAAGCCAACTTTCCAGTCCTATCCTGCAAATACCAATCCCAAATAAAgaatttttcatttctaaacaaaattttagaattggataaataattaaactctccatttcctaatagtttaaacttttagtAAAATTCGTAATTTATCATTCCGGTGGTCATAAGTTCAACCCCGTCTCCATTCTGCgtcttatttaaaattaaaaaaaattaaaatctcacATGTTAAACATAGTtattggttaaataattaaatttaccattttaacCGCATATGCTTTTGGACGGtggctaattaatcaaaatCAGTGTAAATTGAGGCCAAAATTAGTACAAATGATTAATTTCAATAATCTAGTTTCtgatccacaaaaaaaaaagggcatatTCTTATTCTCTCAGATCATAACTAAGCTCTTGAATAATCCAATTTTccaacaaaatataaacatataaatgcATAACATAACACACagattattttcaattatttacAAACATGTAAAATGAGAAAGTCTTTCAGCAAAATTAAGCGGGTTGAGAGTTGAGATTATCTTACAGTGAGGCGACGAGGGACTTTGAAAGTACAGGACACTAAGCCGGGTTCGACTCGGTCGACTCGGATTCCTCGGAGGGCAAAGTCCTCGTAGAAACTCGGTTCGTGGCCGACTCGGTGAGGGTGGATGGGGAGTCGCGACACGCTCTCCGATTCTTCCGAACTCAGTTCCAGAAACTCTCTagtcttttccattttttcagGTTTCCAATTCTAGCTATAGCGACTGTGTCTATTCATTCTCTGTCCGACTTTTCGCGAGAAAAAGCAGATTACGATGCGAGGAGGAATTATACGGTACGGCCACTGACTTCGTGCAACCTATTACTTGAATGAAATCCAGACCGTTTAATGTACATAATACGTTGGGTCCTCAACAAATCATTTATGTACGATAGTGATTATAAGATATgcacattatttttattttattatattatcaataGTTTTGACATTTGAAGTGTTATGATTATAACTGAGTTTGGATTGCGTTTACACCCACGTTTTGTGGGttattatgaaaattatgaTAAGAGTATTTTTGAAAGGGTCCACATAGATAGTTTCGTGAAGATtctggttatatatatatatgatattattcTTACCGTTACTTCGTGTGAAGTTGATAAATTCACACTAAAGGTCATGTTATTATTATCCATCCAGCATGATCATTGTGAAATTAGGTCAACCACTCGATTGCCTCTAATTGGTAGGTCGTCATCCACTCTCGAAGACAACTAATCTTAGGATGAGGTTGTTGCAAAGTGGATTTGAAAGTAATAGAAGGATAAGATAAgacattcaaccaaaaaaagaaaaagtaagctTAAGACAATGTCTAAATTTCGTCATTTGGCATGCATAAAGCGTCTGGTGCATCATGCATGGCAAATCGCAATTAGTAAACATCAGATTATGTGATGTCATGTGTCATAGACTATAAATTACTCCTTAAAATATGCTAGTAAGTCATAATTCTTTATTGCATCCTTAAATACCCATACATAAATAAGAAGGGTCACCATTCATTTACCCTCTTAAATGAGTGCTCGAGCCTTTTTTCAGTTACTCGGTCACGAGTTGTCCGCTAGAGGGACAACCTTGCTAGGCCCAAGTTGTGTTTCGGGAGTTGCATTCGAAACTCAACATTGAGTCACGTCGCCTAATGGCTACCGGCATACTTTTAAGCTTACAAAACCATTAAAGCTAAAGTTTAAGAATCATgataatagttgaataaatatataatatgcgTTTGATATAATAGTTTTGATTGATAGTTATTatagtagttgaaataaagCAAGATGTAAAAGGTGAAGCAATCATAtactcaatgatgtaaatttaaagatatggaagcagagtcacttatctttgtatggtttgtaacTCTAGCTATACAGCATCGGTGAGTTGATAGCATTCCAGCAGAATGACTCCAGCGGTGGAGAGGCAGTTTGTCATAATAACTTCCAAATTaaaggggaaaaatgggtgcaactggagggaaATAGAGTATCTCAAGCTGTGTGTAGAGATTGGTTAAGCTTGGCtctcttatcatgcacttaaatgagtttcccttttgacaatgctcttttagttgttaTGAAGTTATAAATAGTGTTGcattccatgagaagggcttttgtatgAAGTATTTGTGCCTTTTAAGAGAAGGGCTTTGCGTAAGATAGATTTGTGctttccatgagaagggctttgatATGAGATCTTGGTGCCTATTAGGAGAAGTGCTTTAATATTAGAAGtttatgccttccatgagaTGTGCTTATAAGAGAGGTGGAGAAGAGTATTGAGATGTGTTTATGGGCAGCAAAAGAATTGGATTTCAAAGTGAGAATGGAGTTCAAAAGAGCCGTGGTGTGCTAAAAGTGTTATAACTCTTTTAAATGGCTAGTTATAACACTTTTagccaggtgtcaagtgctgaaCACATTGCTGGTGTTTTgctgaaaatgtttttttattttttgggtgtttgtatttttggtcCAAGATtctattacaacacatttttagtAAGTAAGAGAATGATTGATTGATAGTTAATGAAGCTTTAGAGATCTAGTCAAAGTCTCATTGTGTTATGacttaatcttggtgagcaagaagagtatttaatacTCTGCTCTAGTAGCTGGTAGATGAATATTTGGTCTAATTGTGCCAGATAGCAACTGAGTATTAAAGATATCATGAATATTCTATATATTTGGAGATTAAAGatagccaatcagattaggTCATGtgtttaagttggattttagcttaaagtagtaataagatttatgtagaataatagaATTAggtttctaaatttgtataggaATATCTG
This region includes:
- the LOC142605690 gene encoding uncharacterized protein LOC142605690; translated protein: MEKTREFLELSSEESESVSRLPIHPHRVGHEPSFYEDFALRGIRVDRVEPGLVSCTFKVPRRLTDRTGKLASGAIANLVDEVGGAVVHVEGLPMNVSVDMSISFLSTAKLDDELELTSRVLGRKGGYSGTVVLIKNKATGELIAEGRHSLFGKHASKL